From Spirosoma aerolatum, one genomic window encodes:
- a CDS encoding winged helix-turn-helix transcriptional regulator, whose product MRKATSTNTQNAKQLTANCPILSTFHLLGGRWKIALIWNIAQDINRFSLLRNQLPGLSQKMLGQQLKELEQDGFIGKTIFAEVPPRTEYYLAELGQSLLPLLAQVYDWGLAHNLTQRVQERYEAEAASQSAR is encoded by the coding sequence ATGCGAAAAGCTACGTCTACCAATACCCAAAACGCGAAGCAGTTAACAGCCAACTGCCCCATTCTGAGTACCTTTCACCTGCTGGGAGGTCGGTGGAAAATTGCCCTGATCTGGAACATTGCCCAGGACATAAACCGCTTTAGCTTGTTGCGGAACCAACTGCCGGGGCTATCGCAGAAAATGCTGGGTCAGCAACTGAAGGAATTGGAGCAGGATGGCTTCATCGGAAAAACGATCTTCGCCGAAGTGCCTCCCCGCACCGAGTATTATCTGGCGGAACTGGGTCAGTCGCTCCTTCCGCTGCTGGCGCAGGTGTACGATTGGGGGCTGGCTCACAACTTGACCCAACGCGTACAGGAGCGCTACGAGGCCGAAGCGGCTAGTCAGTCTGCACGCTAA
- a CDS encoding SDR family oxidoreductase, whose translation MAFSNKNIVIIGGSSGIGFATAQLAYQQGATVTITGTSTATAQQAAQRIGNVAAYPLDITDEQAVNRFFNQLTAIDHVFVSAGGTKLGSLFEGSVADHTTPIQLRLLGNIHVVRAAASKLRPGGSFTFTGGLSTDRPVSGAWVSGIATAIAEQMARVLALDLAPIRFNAISPGYTDTPMWNNVLGDNREQVLATVAQTLPVKRIARPDEVAKAVLFLMQNESVTGEVLHVDGGARLV comes from the coding sequence ATGGCATTCAGCAACAAGAACATCGTCATCATCGGAGGAAGTTCAGGCATCGGTTTCGCAACGGCTCAACTCGCCTACCAACAGGGGGCTACCGTCACTATCACTGGCACCTCTACGGCCACTGCTCAACAGGCGGCCCAACGCATCGGTAACGTAGCCGCTTACCCACTCGACATTACCGACGAACAGGCCGTTAATCGGTTCTTTAACCAACTCACTGCCATCGATCATGTATTTGTGTCGGCGGGTGGTACTAAGTTAGGCAGCCTTTTCGAGGGCAGCGTGGCCGACCACACCACACCCATCCAATTGCGACTACTTGGTAATATCCACGTTGTTCGGGCGGCTGCCTCCAAATTACGCCCTGGCGGTTCCTTTACGTTCACCGGTGGCCTTTCGACCGACCGCCCTGTGTCGGGAGCCTGGGTGTCGGGTATCGCCACAGCCATAGCCGAGCAGATGGCCCGCGTACTGGCGCTGGATTTGGCGCCCATCCGCTTCAATGCCATTTCGCCCGGGTATACCGACACCCCGATGTGGAATAACGTGCTGGGCGATAATCGGGAACAGGTGCTGGCTACTGTAGCGCAAACCCTCCCCGTTAAACGCATTGCTCGGCCCGACGAAGTGGCCAAGGCGGTACTTTTTCTCATGCAGAACGAATCCGTCACGGGTGAGGTGCTTCACGTGGATGGCGGAGCACGGTTAGTCTAA
- a CDS encoding DoxX family protein has product MEKVTALGKWLFILPFTMYVLLHFGKAQIGAAFVPKWIPFPLFWDYFTGVCILAFMVSCLIGKFDKLATLLMALYVFLMILLVHIPRAASNENDLLNIFRNTMVVGGLLLYARYVARDKRLTG; this is encoded by the coding sequence ATGGAAAAAGTAACCGCCCTGGGCAAATGGCTCTTCATTCTGCCCTTCACGATGTATGTGCTACTGCACTTTGGCAAAGCGCAGATTGGAGCAGCCTTCGTGCCAAAGTGGATTCCGTTCCCGCTCTTCTGGGATTACTTTACGGGTGTCTGTATTCTGGCCTTCATGGTTAGCTGTCTGATCGGCAAATTCGATAAGCTGGCCACGCTACTCATGGCGTTGTATGTATTCCTGATGATTCTTCTGGTTCACATTCCGCGAGCAGCCAGCAACGAAAACGACCTACTGAACATATTCCGCAATACAATGGTGGTTGGTGGCCTGTTGCTCTATGCTCGTTACGTTGCCAGAGATAAGCGGCTAACGGGATAA
- a CDS encoding Crp/Fnr family transcriptional regulator → MNNQRLTPDQRLRHQIEQFVPLTDDDWGLLAPHLTISTLKKHALFAEEGRVSVEVGFVIEGMFRQFYTKDGEERTTYFFFENHFLSAYISCLTGKPSLITIEALSDSTYIGFPYALLKNLFDQRMAWQKFGRLIAEYLTIGLEERMASLLLLSPEERYLDLLEGSKKKILERVPQHYIANYLGITPVSMSRIRNRIQKK, encoded by the coding sequence ATGAACAATCAGCGACTTACCCCCGACCAGCGTTTGCGGCATCAGATTGAGCAGTTTGTACCCTTAACCGACGATGACTGGGGTTTGCTGGCTCCGCATCTAACGATTTCAACCCTTAAAAAACACGCCTTATTTGCTGAGGAAGGGCGCGTTTCGGTCGAGGTGGGCTTTGTGATCGAGGGGATGTTCCGACAGTTCTACACGAAAGATGGCGAGGAACGAACGACCTACTTTTTCTTTGAAAATCACTTTCTCTCGGCCTATATCAGTTGCCTAACCGGCAAACCCTCTCTCATTACCATCGAAGCCCTCAGTGACAGTACGTATATTGGCTTTCCGTACGCCTTACTCAAAAACCTGTTCGACCAACGCATGGCCTGGCAGAAGTTCGGGCGGCTCATTGCCGAATACCTGACCATTGGCCTGGAAGAACGAATGGCTAGCCTGCTCCTGCTCAGCCCCGAAGAACGCTACCTTGATTTGCTGGAAGGCAGCAAAAAGAAAATTCTGGAACGGGTACCTCAGCACTACATCGCCAATTACCTAGGCATTACACCCGTGAGCATGAGCCGAATACGAAACCGGATACAGAAAAAATAA
- a CDS encoding helix-turn-helix domain-containing protein, with product MNQPPIPIIDPDTFVDQFVDEDARQQARHPHSWSDSHFPTNRFFTLMRIEDFARRIAFPIPTSRSFHYDFMLLTRGSIQRTYGLESYTIGPGMFSVYRAGDIVSTDSCMADATGFYGLFDAEYVLATLKNPHALAELSFLQPDASPVLSLGPVILSDLLAQLGRIERALLSQRTDSQAYISSLFYAFLLDVQQQYGHRKQSRQLTSSALLTANFRQLLTRHILSKRTVNEYADLLAVTPNHLNKCIKEATGKPASVWIAEMLLLEAKVLLGQPSLSISEIAYRLSFDDLSYFARFFKKHTGLNPTQYRQQA from the coding sequence ATGAACCAGCCCCCTATCCCGATCATTGACCCGGATACGTTTGTCGATCAATTCGTCGACGAGGATGCCCGCCAGCAGGCACGGCATCCCCATTCATGGTCCGATAGCCACTTTCCGACCAACCGTTTTTTTACTCTGATGCGGATTGAGGATTTTGCTCGCCGGATTGCATTTCCGATCCCAACCAGCCGGAGTTTTCATTATGATTTTATGCTCCTGACCCGTGGCTCCATTCAGCGGACGTATGGTTTAGAGTCTTACACGATTGGTCCAGGCATGTTTTCAGTGTACCGGGCAGGTGATATTGTCTCAACGGATAGCTGCATGGCCGATGCCACCGGATTTTATGGTCTGTTCGATGCTGAGTACGTATTAGCTACGCTTAAAAATCCTCATGCGTTAGCCGAACTGAGCTTTTTACAGCCTGATGCCAGCCCGGTATTGTCGCTTGGCCCGGTAATTTTATCGGACTTGCTGGCGCAATTAGGCCGAATTGAACGGGCACTTCTAAGCCAGCGTACGGATAGCCAGGCGTATATCAGCTCGTTGTTCTATGCATTCTTACTGGATGTGCAGCAGCAATATGGTCATCGTAAGCAGAGTCGTCAGCTAACTTCGTCGGCGTTGCTTACGGCCAACTTCCGGCAGTTGCTGACCCGTCATATCCTGAGCAAACGCACCGTAAATGAATACGCAGATTTACTGGCCGTAACCCCGAACCACCTCAACAAATGCATAAAAGAAGCCACCGGTAAGCCTGCCAGCGTATGGATTGCCGAGATGCTTCTCCTGGAAGCGAAGGTACTGCTTGGTCAACCGAGTTTGTCCATCTCGGAGATTGCTTACCGACTCAGTTTTGACGACCTATCGTATTTTGCCCGTTTCTTCAAAAAACATACCGGCCTCAATCCGACCCAATACCGTCAGCAGGCATAA
- a CDS encoding Crp/Fnr family transcriptional regulator yields MMQEKLRNYIRTRVGQDDPNLEQVLANFKPISYQRNELILREGDMAHYCFFVVKGCIQVFVYDKEGNEMTRDFVIEESWLMELNSFTNNVPAIENHRATEPTQVLAINRFNFRRLMEQVPQFEHIYRQIMELSYANTVFRLNTFIAMDGLERLQWLIAHQPRLATRLSSKALASYLGLSPETLSRLKSKL; encoded by the coding sequence ATGATGCAGGAAAAACTACGGAATTATATAAGGACACGCGTTGGCCAGGATGATCCTAATCTGGAACAGGTTCTGGCAAATTTCAAACCCATCAGCTATCAACGGAATGAACTGATCCTGCGCGAAGGGGACATGGCTCATTATTGCTTTTTTGTGGTGAAAGGCTGTATTCAGGTGTTTGTCTATGACAAAGAGGGCAACGAAATGACGCGCGATTTTGTCATCGAAGAAAGCTGGCTAATGGAACTCAACAGTTTTACAAACAATGTGCCAGCCATCGAAAACCACCGGGCCACTGAACCAACACAGGTACTTGCCATTAACCGGTTCAACTTCCGGCGCCTGATGGAACAGGTACCGCAATTTGAGCACATTTACCGCCAGATTATGGAATTATCGTACGCCAACACGGTTTTTCGACTGAACACCTTTATTGCAATGGACGGCCTCGAACGGCTGCAATGGCTAATTGCTCATCAGCCCCGCTTAGCTACCCGGCTTTCCAGCAAAGCGCTGGCATCCTACTTAGGCCTTTCTCCAGAAACCCTCAGCCGCTTAAAATCAAAGCTCTGA
- a CDS encoding RNA polymerase sigma factor: protein MLSEQEFIRQIRQHQKIIHKVCHLYADKPEDREDLFQEILLNAWKANRTYRQEAKFTTWLYQIGLNTAIAYLRKTKRNPTQEGLEDVLQLPDLTDDPTEQQFSALYQAIGQLDKIDKAVVMLYLDEYDYTAIGQVLGITPNYVAVKMNRIKQQLKQTVQQN from the coding sequence ATGTTGTCAGAGCAGGAATTTATCCGACAGATTCGCCAACATCAGAAAATTATTCATAAAGTTTGTCACCTCTATGCGGACAAACCAGAAGATCGCGAAGATCTATTTCAGGAAATCCTGCTAAATGCCTGGAAAGCCAACCGCACGTACCGACAAGAGGCTAAGTTTACGACCTGGCTCTATCAAATAGGGCTGAATACGGCTATCGCCTACTTGCGAAAAACAAAACGAAACCCAACGCAGGAGGGCCTTGAGGATGTTCTTCAACTTCCTGATTTGACGGACGACCCTACAGAACAGCAATTTAGTGCGCTTTACCAGGCCATTGGCCAGTTAGATAAAATTGACAAAGCGGTGGTCATGCTCTATCTCGATGAGTATGATTATACGGCTATCGGTCAGGTGTTGGGGATTACGCCTAATTATGTAGCGGTAAAAATGAATCGGATCAAGCAACAACTCAAACAAACTGTACAACAAAACTAA
- a CDS encoding YciI family protein — protein MKEFMLLFRNVSGDGQYVSTPQDMQEDLPNWQAWIGGLASRGQLIDTRPIEYAGRVVSNTGVRESPYKTENFLVAGYLICQATTLEEITDYAGACPILKYPQGSVEIRSIMPFEI, from the coding sequence ATGAAGGAGTTTATGCTTTTGTTCCGCAACGTCAGCGGAGATGGCCAGTACGTTTCAACACCTCAGGATATGCAGGAAGACCTACCCAACTGGCAGGCATGGATCGGCGGATTAGCCAGCCGGGGGCAACTGATCGATACACGCCCGATTGAGTACGCCGGTCGGGTTGTCAGCAATACCGGTGTACGTGAGTCGCCTTACAAAACCGAGAATTTTCTGGTGGCCGGTTATCTCATTTGTCAGGCCACTACGCTCGAAGAAATTACTGATTATGCCGGCGCCTGCCCGATTCTGAAGTATCCGCAGGGCAGCGTCGAAATTAGGTCCATTATGCCGTTTGAAATTTAA
- a CDS encoding IS110 family RNA-guided transposase, producing the protein MDIRYFIGVDVSKATLDWAVFDGKTIVLQAQSVNSPAAIRATVKLVKALPGFTVMESVCCLEHTGIYCAHLLSSLYKLKLPIWLESSLQIKKAGGLQRGKSDTIDAIRIAEYAFRFRDKMCLWQPPRPILQKLATLSALRQRLLRVRQQLQQPIDEQQGFAEKSLQKQLAQNCQASLKAITADLANAEKQIDTLIQSDDRLKELFAWITSVPGVGDAIATEVLVATNEFKAINDPKKLACHAGVAPFEYRSGSSVRGKTRVSQHARLRLKSLFHLGAMSAIRMKGELQTYYQRKVADGKNKMLVLNAVRNKLIHRVCSVVHREQKYDKNYTPALA; encoded by the coding sequence ATGGACATTCGCTACTTCATCGGTGTTGACGTTTCGAAAGCTACCCTTGACTGGGCCGTCTTTGATGGCAAAACCATAGTATTGCAAGCTCAATCGGTTAACTCACCAGCAGCGATTAGGGCCACCGTCAAATTGGTGAAGGCGTTGCCTGGATTTACGGTAATGGAATCGGTCTGCTGTCTCGAACATACAGGCATTTATTGTGCGCATCTTTTATCTTCCCTTTACAAATTGAAGCTACCTATTTGGTTGGAAAGTAGTCTTCAAATTAAGAAGGCCGGGGGCCTTCAGCGCGGTAAGAGCGACACCATTGACGCAATCCGCATTGCCGAGTACGCCTTCCGTTTTCGAGACAAAATGTGCCTTTGGCAGCCACCAAGGCCTATTCTGCAAAAACTAGCCACGTTAAGTGCCCTTCGTCAACGGCTTCTTCGCGTTCGCCAGCAACTTCAACAACCTATTGACGAACAGCAGGGCTTCGCGGAAAAGTCACTCCAAAAGCAACTGGCCCAAAACTGCCAGGCCTCGTTAAAAGCCATCACTGCCGATTTGGCAAATGCCGAAAAACAGATCGATACGCTCATCCAAAGTGATGATCGCTTGAAGGAGCTTTTTGCCTGGATTACCTCCGTTCCCGGTGTGGGTGATGCCATAGCGACTGAAGTGTTGGTGGCTACCAACGAATTCAAGGCTATCAACGATCCTAAAAAACTGGCCTGTCACGCGGGTGTGGCACCCTTTGAATACCGATCGGGTAGCAGTGTGCGTGGCAAAACGCGGGTGAGCCAACATGCTCGTTTACGTCTAAAATCTCTGTTTCATTTAGGGGCCATGTCAGCGATCCGGATGAAAGGTGAGCTACAGACCTACTACCAGCGCAAGGTAGCTGACGGCAAAAATAAGATGCTCGTTCTCAACGCGGTTCGCAATAAGCTAATCCACCGGGTTTGCTCGGTGGTTCATCGAGAACAGAAATATGACAAAAATTATACGCCAGCGCTTGCATAA
- a CDS encoding SRPBCC family protein, with protein MNTIAKSTMLAALMSVSGFAAITSNKATLAVAPNKSNDRSASKTMNVLTNPKAPVTCSKRIIINASPDKVWNLLANINNWASWQTDITKPSLNGPVQPGTTFDWKTGGAGIHSTLHTVEPNKSLGWTGKTFGMYAVHNWTLTEVPGGTQVAVDESMEGFLAGLFKSSFNKNLAKDMQHWLELLKAESEK; from the coding sequence ATGAACACAATCGCTAAATCAACCATGCTGGCTGCCCTGATGAGCGTATCGGGCTTTGCCGCCATTACCTCAAACAAGGCTACCCTGGCAGTAGCCCCCAACAAATCAAATGACCGATCAGCCAGCAAAACCATGAACGTACTAACAAACCCCAAAGCACCCGTAACGTGCAGTAAACGTATTATCATTAACGCCAGCCCCGATAAAGTCTGGAACCTGCTGGCCAACATCAACAACTGGGCGAGCTGGCAAACCGACATTACGAAACCATCACTCAACGGGCCCGTGCAACCCGGCACTACGTTCGACTGGAAAACGGGCGGGGCAGGTATTCACTCGACGCTGCATACCGTTGAACCCAACAAAAGCCTTGGTTGGACGGGTAAAACATTTGGCATGTACGCCGTTCATAACTGGACACTGACCGAAGTACCCGGCGGTACGCAGGTAGCAGTCGATGAATCAATGGAAGGGTTTCTGGCCGGGCTATTTAAATCGTCGTTCAACAAGAATCTGGCAAAAGATATGCAGCATTGGCTGGAACTGCTCAAAGCAGAATCGGAGAAGTAA
- a CDS encoding SusC/RagA family TonB-linked outer membrane protein, with translation MHNLSLYHYRAGLLGLALLLTLSQLLAQTSSSVSGRVTDEGGQPLPGVTVLVKNTNNGTTTNAEGVYKLSLPTGNTTLVVSYVGYLSQEVAVNGRSTIDVQLAPGDKTLNEVVVVGYGTQQKKDLTGAIATIGSRDIQKVPVSGFDQALKGQVAGLQITNTSGAPGGNTSVLIRGISSITGGNEPLYVIDGFPVNNAGFGNPLNTINPGDIESIDVLKDASATAIYGSRGSNGVIIITTKQGKSGKAKIEVNAYTGFQQVTRKIEMMNAQEYAAWVTEARNASYLDNVAGANINDPNSKRASSYQIPAIFQDPSKLTTTDWQDAIFRTAPIQNYQISASGGTDNFRYALSGSYFNQQGIIISSGLQRYTFRANLEGKLSDKVSIGVNLTPSYTDQNDVNAEGHYGALGILSAAQSMPPFVPVYNADGSYSSYIVVTEGQPSIANPVQIANEYKIHPSQFRILGNAFATYSILKDLKLRVTFGTDINQFKRRTWTPNTINPSNPSTAEARNGEDNSWLNENTLNYKRQFNDHTVDAIIGYTAQRSYSDLVIATAGNFPDNLIPNINGGTVTSGSESTQIYTLQSFLARVNYGYKDKYLITATLRRDGSSRFGANNRWGTFPSASVGWRVSEEGFMKGQSLVSDLKLRASYGLTGNNAIGNYRAIGQLSGANYVIGDVLTPGLGRSSFTNPELGWESTTQVDVGLDLSVLNSRLSFTADYYRKVNSNMLFTIQTPAVTGLTSAVVNLGKVENKGVELSMSSRNLVGAFKWNTNFNITFNRNKVLQMSTDAERILSASGGRPAYAVTQAGYPIGSFFGRRFLGIFRTEEEAKAYTVQPNAHAGDVKWKDIDGNGVINDNDKEVIGSPYPKYYFGFNNTFTYKGFSLDIMTSGQVGQQVYNNSFYLNNSGVQNNAQYVYDNRWVSPDQPGNGLFGRAIRGGKNDNTQYSSVYLFDASFWRIRNVTLAYALPNTLVNRLGLGGVRVYATATNLYTFTSYFGYDPETNISGDSFTSFGLDFGAYPQARTVTFGVNLSF, from the coding sequence ATGCATAACCTCTCTCTTTACCACTACCGGGCCGGGCTATTGGGGTTAGCCTTGCTTTTAACCCTGAGTCAGCTACTGGCTCAAACGTCGTCGTCGGTTTCGGGTCGTGTGACCGATGAAGGCGGGCAACCGCTCCCCGGTGTAACCGTGCTCGTGAAAAACACAAACAACGGCACAACCACAAATGCCGAAGGTGTTTATAAGCTGTCGTTGCCTACGGGGAATACTACGTTAGTGGTTTCCTATGTGGGGTATTTAAGTCAGGAAGTTGCTGTAAATGGGCGATCTACAATAGATGTCCAATTGGCTCCTGGCGATAAAACCCTGAATGAAGTGGTCGTAGTTGGGTACGGTACGCAGCAAAAGAAGGATTTGACCGGAGCAATAGCTACGATTGGTTCGAGAGACATTCAGAAGGTACCTGTTTCGGGTTTCGATCAGGCATTGAAAGGCCAGGTGGCTGGCTTGCAGATTACCAATACATCGGGGGCGCCGGGCGGTAACACCAGCGTCCTAATTCGGGGGATTAGCTCCATTACGGGTGGTAATGAGCCACTCTATGTAATTGATGGCTTCCCGGTCAATAATGCTGGGTTCGGTAATCCGTTGAACACCATTAATCCGGGCGATATCGAGTCGATTGATGTTTTGAAAGATGCGTCGGCTACCGCTATTTATGGGTCACGTGGCTCCAACGGGGTCATTATTATTACCACCAAACAAGGAAAATCGGGTAAGGCTAAGATTGAAGTGAACGCCTACACAGGTTTCCAGCAGGTGACCAGAAAAATCGAGATGATGAACGCCCAGGAATATGCGGCCTGGGTGACTGAAGCCCGCAATGCGTCTTATCTCGATAATGTAGCAGGAGCCAATATCAATGACCCTAATAGCAAACGCGCCAGCTCGTACCAGATTCCTGCCATTTTTCAGGATCCCTCTAAGTTAACCACCACCGACTGGCAGGATGCTATTTTCCGAACAGCACCCATCCAGAACTACCAGATTTCAGCTTCGGGTGGAACGGATAATTTCCGGTATGCCCTGTCGGGGAGTTACTTCAATCAGCAGGGGATCATTATCAGTTCGGGACTGCAACGGTATACGTTCCGGGCAAATCTGGAAGGCAAGCTCTCCGATAAAGTGAGCATAGGGGTAAACCTCACGCCCAGCTATACCGATCAGAACGATGTGAATGCCGAAGGACACTATGGAGCACTGGGGATTTTGAGTGCTGCTCAATCCATGCCGCCCTTTGTGCCGGTGTACAATGCCGATGGTTCCTACAGTTCCTATATTGTCGTAACAGAAGGCCAGCCATCGATTGCAAATCCGGTTCAGATTGCCAATGAGTACAAAATTCACCCCTCTCAATTCCGGATTCTGGGCAACGCGTTTGCTACCTATTCCATCCTGAAGGACCTTAAGCTTCGCGTGACATTTGGTACCGATATCAATCAGTTCAAGCGACGGACCTGGACGCCTAACACGATCAATCCAAGTAACCCATCGACCGCAGAAGCGCGGAATGGCGAAGACAATAGCTGGTTGAATGAGAACACGCTCAATTACAAACGGCAGTTTAACGATCATACCGTCGATGCCATCATTGGCTACACAGCCCAACGTTCCTACAGTGATCTAGTCATCGCTACCGCCGGCAACTTCCCCGACAATCTGATCCCTAATATTAACGGGGGAACGGTAACCAGTGGCAGCGAGAGTACTCAGATTTATACCTTACAATCGTTTCTGGCCCGTGTTAACTATGGGTATAAGGACAAATACCTCATTACGGCTACACTGCGTCGGGATGGTTCGTCGCGCTTCGGAGCCAATAACCGCTGGGGAACATTCCCGTCGGCGTCGGTAGGCTGGCGCGTTTCGGAAGAAGGGTTCATGAAAGGTCAGAGTCTTGTGAGTGATCTGAAACTGCGGGCCAGCTACGGCCTGACGGGAAACAACGCCATTGGCAACTACCGGGCTATTGGGCAACTGAGCGGTGCCAATTACGTCATTGGCGATGTACTGACACCCGGTCTGGGCCGTTCGTCGTTCACCAATCCCGAACTGGGTTGGGAGTCGACCACGCAGGTTGATGTTGGGCTTGATTTATCAGTGTTGAACAGCCGGCTTTCCTTCACCGCCGATTATTACCGCAAGGTGAACTCCAATATGTTGTTCACTATTCAGACACCCGCCGTAACGGGTTTGACGAGTGCCGTGGTCAATCTGGGTAAGGTAGAAAATAAAGGGGTTGAACTGAGTATGAGTTCCCGAAATCTGGTGGGTGCGTTCAAATGGAATACCAATTTTAACATCACCTTCAACCGCAACAAAGTACTGCAAATGAGTACCGATGCCGAGCGGATTCTAAGTGCGTCCGGTGGTCGGCCTGCTTATGCGGTTACGCAGGCGGGTTATCCCATCGGCAGTTTCTTCGGTCGTCGGTTCCTGGGTATTTTCCGAACTGAGGAAGAAGCGAAAGCCTACACGGTTCAGCCAAACGCCCACGCTGGCGACGTCAAATGGAAAGATATCGATGGGAATGGGGTCATCAACGATAATGATAAGGAAGTGATTGGCAGCCCCTATCCCAAATACTACTTCGGATTTAATAACACCTTTACATACAAGGGTTTTTCGCTGGATATTATGACCAGTGGTCAGGTGGGTCAGCAGGTCTACAATAACTCCTTCTACCTCAACAACTCCGGAGTGCAGAATAACGCCCAGTACGTGTACGACAACCGCTGGGTTTCGCCCGATCAGCCCGGTAATGGGTTGTTTGGCCGGGCTATTCGCGGGGGCAAAAACGATAACACCCAGTACAGCTCCGTATATCTGTTCGATGCGTCGTTCTGGCGTATCCGGAACGTAACACTGGCCTATGCGTTGCCCAACACGCTTGTCAATCGGCTGGGACTGGGGGGCGTACGGGTCTATGCCACGGCTACCAACCTGTACACCTTCACCAGCTACTTCGGCTACGACCCCGAAACCAATATCAGCGGGGATAGCTTCACCTCGTTCGGGCTTGACTTCGGGGCCTATCCACAAGCGCGAACTGTAACGTTTGGTGTCAATTTATCATTCTGA
- a CDS encoding TspO/MBR family protein: MKSTSFVQVHGDSANGSGTGSRPIYVLVFFSIGTLGLGMLTAYLSFSLFPFDNTYRLPVIYPPQWVFWVVWLVLYPTMGLAAGYVWLQRNTFDIRGAMIYYVSILLTNVLFLPIANVSKGNPAIMTFMDINGVLTAVLLGWLFLRYSKRAFYYLLPLIIWMPVTTTFKILLWLANPTNP; encoded by the coding sequence ATGAAATCGACATCATTTGTTCAGGTACACGGCGATTCAGCGAATGGGTCAGGCACGGGAAGCAGGCCCATCTATGTGCTGGTTTTCTTTTCAATCGGTACGTTAGGGCTAGGCATGCTGACGGCCTATCTCAGCTTTTCGCTATTCCCATTCGATAATACCTACAGGTTACCAGTTATTTATCCACCCCAATGGGTGTTTTGGGTGGTTTGGCTTGTGCTCTACCCCACTATGGGTTTAGCGGCCGGGTATGTCTGGCTTCAACGAAATACGTTTGACATCCGGGGAGCCATGATCTACTACGTATCCATCTTGTTGACGAACGTTCTGTTTCTGCCCATTGCCAATGTGTCTAAGGGTAATCCAGCCATCATGACCTTTATGGACATCAATGGCGTGCTGACAGCAGTGCTCCTGGGCTGGCTGTTTTTGCGTTATTCAAAACGAGCCTTTTACTATTTGCTACCCTTGATTATCTGGATGCCGGTAACGACCACGTTTAAGATTTTGTTGTGGTTGGCTAACCCGACAAACCCCTGA
- a CDS encoding IclR family transcriptional regulator, with translation MVLVIVKAFDILEWVARDPGRAYSLTEIAEALQMNQATCVNILQTLVAKNYLEHLGRKKGYRLGPMAYNLTNNLSYSQNLVLAAKEEMEKLTAELNETSILGIIRNQKRFIVHLVNSDQDLQVRSRSERNVYETATGRLLLAFMSDKERDSFLQSNGLPSEETWPDATTAADLDTALAKIRTHSLAITHSKAHIIGLAVPIRKSGLVVASLSVFLPEIRCSASRQKEIVLALQQAAQVINERLDA, from the coding sequence ATGGTCTTAGTCATTGTTAAAGCGTTTGATATTTTGGAATGGGTGGCCCGCGATCCCGGAAGAGCCTATTCACTTACGGAAATTGCTGAAGCCTTGCAGATGAACCAGGCTACCTGCGTCAATATTTTACAGACACTGGTCGCTAAGAATTATCTCGAACATTTAGGTCGAAAAAAAGGGTATCGGCTGGGGCCAATGGCCTACAACTTGACCAATAACCTCTCCTACAGCCAGAATCTGGTGCTGGCGGCTAAAGAGGAGATGGAGAAACTGACGGCCGAGCTAAATGAAACGTCGATTTTAGGGATTATCCGAAATCAGAAACGATTCATCGTTCACCTGGTCAACAGCGACCAGGATTTACAGGTGCGCAGTCGTTCGGAGCGTAACGTGTATGAAACCGCTACGGGCCGTTTGCTGCTGGCCTTTATGTCGGATAAAGAACGGGATAGCTTTCTGCAAAGTAATGGTTTACCGTCTGAGGAAACCTGGCCCGATGCCACAACAGCTGCTGACCTGGATACGGCCCTGGCTAAAATCCGTACCCATTCGCTGGCCATTACACACTCTAAAGCCCATATTATTGGCCTGGCGGTACCCATTCGGAAGAGTGGGCTCGTTGTAGCCAGTCTGAGCGTTTTTTTACCCGAAATTCGCTGTTCGGCCTCCCGACAGAAAGAAATTGTGCTGGCCCTTCAGCAGGCAGCACAGGTTATTAATGAACGGCTGGATGCGTAA